The genomic segment GACCAGCCAGGCGGCGCGCAGCACCAGCAGCCGGGCCGCCTCCAGTTCCAGCTCGCTGTCCGCGATCATCCACTGGATCGCCTGGTTGGCGGCGATCGGCGCGCCGAACGTCTCCCGGGTCTTCGCGTACTCGATGGCCATCGTGAGCGCCCGCTCGGCGATGCCGACCGCCCGGGCCGGGATCAGGTACCGGCCGCGGCCGATCCAGCGCATCGCGAGCCGCCAGCCCTGCCCGACCTCGCCGAGGATGTGCGAGGACGGCACCCGCACCTGGTCGAAGAACAGCGACGCCGGTTCGGCCGGCCCCATCGTGACGATCGGCGACGAGGTCCAGCCCATCGAGCGGTCGACCAGGAAGGCGGTGGAGCCGCCGCGGGCGCCGGCCGCCGGGTCGGTGAGCGCGATGACGATCGCGAAGTCGGCGTCGTTGCCGTTGGTGATGAACGTCTTCTCGCCGGACAGCAGCCAGTCGTCGCCGTCCGGGCGGGCGGTGAGCCGGATGTTCGCCGCATCCGACCCGGCGCCGGGTTCGGTGATGGCGAAGCAGGAGATCCGGTCGCCCTCGATCGTCGGCACGAGGTACTCGGCGCGCTGCGCGTCGTTCGCCTCGTAGAGGATGTTGTCGGCCTCGCCGCCGAAGGTGAACGGCACGTAGCTGCGGCCCAGTTCGGTGTGGATCAGTGCCTGGGTGACCGCGTCGAGGCCCATCCCGCCGTGCTCCTCGGGTGTGGAGAGGCCCCAGAAGCCGAAACCGCGCGCCTTGGCCTGCAACCCGGTCAGTTCCTCGCGGGTCAGCCCGGGCTCGCCGCGGCGGTCCCGGGCCAGCACCTCGGGCTCGCGGGGGACAGTTCCTTGCGGACGAAGTCGCGCACGGTGTCGCGAATCGCGCGCTGCTCGTCGGTCAGTCCGAACTCCATCAGCGCAGCCCCCCGTTCACGTACAGGGTCTGGCCGCTGACGTAGCCGGCCTCCTCGGAGGCGAGGAACGCGATCGCGGCAGCGACATCCTCGGGCCGGCCGACCCGGCGTACCGGGATCTGCTCGGCGGCGAGCCGCTGGTGCTCGGCCGGGTCCATGCCGACCCGTTGCGCGGTCGCCGCGGTCATCGCGGTCGCCACGTAGCCGGGGGCGACCGCGTTCGCGGTGATGCCGTACCGGCCGAGCTCGATCGCCAGGGTGGCGGTCAGCCCCTGGATGCCGGCCTTCGCCGCGGCGTAGTTGGCCTGGCCGCGATTGCCGAGCGCCGAGGTGGACGACAGCGACACGATCCGCCCGTACCCGGCCGGGACCATCTGCTGCTGCACCGCCCGGCTGACCAGGTAGGCGCCCTTGAGGTTGACCGAAAGGACGGTGTCCCAGTCGTCCTCGGAGAGCTTGTGCACCAGGTTGTCGCGGGTCACGCCGGCGTCGTTGACCAGCACGTCGATCCGCCCGTACGCCCCGGCGACGGCGTCGACCGCCGCGCTCACCGAGCCGGCGTCGGCCACGTCCACGGCGTACCCGTCGGCGGTGCCGCCGGCGGCCCGGATCGCCGCGACCGTCTCGGCGGTGCGGTCGAGATCGAGGTCCAGTACCGCCACGGTCGCGCCCTCACCCGCCAGCCGGCACGCGGTGGCCGCGCCGATGCCCTGCGCCGCGCCGGTGACGACGGCGACCCGCCCGGTGAACCTGTCCACAGTGGACCTCTTTTCGTGTCGGCTGGACGGCACGCTACTGGTCGGTAAGGTAAGCCCATCGGCGAACCACGTCAACGCCACGCACCGGACACCGGCCCCATACCGGGACATCGACCCGGGTCGGCCGCGAAAGGGGTACCGCATGGACACCGGACTGGCCGGCCGCGCCGCCCTCGTCACGGGGGCATCGCGAGGCATCGGCGCCGCGATCGCCACCGCACTCGCCGCCGAGGGCTGCCACGTGCTGCTGACCTCCCGCCGGCAGGACGCGCTGGACGAGGTCGCCGACAGGCTGCGGACGGCGTACCCGGGCGTCGAGATCCGGGCGCACGCCGCGCACGTGGGCGACCCGGACGCCGCAGCCGGCTGCGTCGCCGCCGCGGTCGACGCGTTCGGCGGGGTCGAC from the Actinocatenispora thailandica genome contains:
- a CDS encoding acyl-CoA dehydrogenase family protein, which translates into the protein MEFGLTDEQRAIRDTVRDFVRKELSPASPRCWPGTAAASPG
- a CDS encoding acyl-CoA dehydrogenase family protein, yielding MLARDRRGEPGLTREELTGLQAKARGFGFWGLSTPEEHGGMGLDAVTQALIHTELGRSYVPFTFGGEADNILYEANDAQRAEYLVPTIEGDRISCFAITEPGAGSDAANIRLTARPDGDDWLLSGEKTFITNGNDADFAIVIALTDPAAGARGGSTAFLVDRSMGWTSSPIVTMGPAEPASLFFDQVRVPSSHILGEVGQGWRLAMRWIGRGRYLIPARAVGIAERALTMAIEYAKTRETFGAPIAANQAIQWMIADSELELEAARLLVLRAAWLVDTGADPRHASSMAKLSGAAMVNRVVDRVLQIHGGMGYTRELPIERWYREVRLFRIFEGTDEMQRLILARDLLRGHTKVGLA
- the fabG gene encoding 3-oxoacyl-ACP reductase FabG, which gives rise to MDRFTGRVAVVTGAAQGIGAATACRLAGEGATVAVLDLDLDRTAETVAAIRAAGGTADGYAVDVADAGSVSAAVDAVAGAYGRIDVLVNDAGVTRDNLVHKLSEDDWDTVLSVNLKGAYLVSRAVQQQMVPAGYGRIVSLSSTSALGNRGQANYAAAKAGIQGLTATLAIELGRYGITANAVAPGYVATAMTAATAQRVGMDPAEHQRLAAEQIPVRRVGRPEDVAAAIAFLASEEAGYVSGQTLYVNGGLR